The Euphorbia lathyris chromosome 3, ddEupLath1.1, whole genome shotgun sequence genome contains a region encoding:
- the LOC136222431 gene encoding uncharacterized protein produces MGKIVEKTKRKKKGRPSLIDLQKRTLKEQQQQEQHQHKQIQTRNLPISNNSPLRPSLNYNSATPTSLRRSSRRNPNTSSPDIQSQQDEDDDDEEEEDDAAAELNGKRREKKLKLVLKLPSNKKLETDSASLNSNASASNGEEDKTSLSYHRKRKINAISDGSGFGASQKREKSVSGANPTNNAQDWGPSTPLPDKKLLLFILDRLQKKDTHGVFSEPVDPDELPDYHEVIANPMDFGTLRKKLSSGAYATLEQFEKDVFLISSNAMQYNAPDTIYFRQARSIQELAKKSFENLRQDSDDNEPEMKVVRRGRPPTKNLKKPLGRPSLAQAHPDFSFDATLTSGGENTLWSNNDLRKGPIISDKSNFGDLSGQSHGSRIDAHWSADNKFEKNSEATGSMFKGGSFKNGKKQFVIDENRRNTYKQFSASGREPSVLATFDAERKQLVAVGLLSEHGYARSLARFAANIGTVAWKIASTRIERSLPPGVKFGHGWVGENDIPPQKPLLLSSSPPGPLSSSQPLSLPENSCNAETSSVAESKEKPSKQPENNMRENDMPTTQSAAEGQLSTALSPSASTSSSASGANKSETHLENAAAVEGLNSNSMMRPRPPFQIHQSGVVHPGMNGFNGTYGFHMPAQMGKLVEAARSAGFNFQSLPQNDRVSRTNSSFFQGSQNPNPKASDNSMDAIGNSEKEEVGPTRCGIERQSSWQGLSGQLKPDSDSVPPDLNVIFQSPGSPSCSRVESGQPDLALQL; encoded by the exons ATGGGTAAGATCGTGGAGAAGacgaagaggaagaagaaaggtcGGCCTTCTCTTATAGATCTCCAAAAACGCACTCTCAAGGAACAGCAACAGCAGGAACAACATCAACATAAGCAAATTCAAACTCGGAACCTTCCCATTTCCAATAATTCACCCCTTCGTCCTTCACTTAATTACAATTCTGCCACTCCTACTTCTCTCCGTCGATCCAGCCGCCGGAACCCCAACACTTCTTCTCCTGATATCCAATCGCAACAAGACGAGgacgatgatgatgaagaagaagaagacgacgCCGCCGCCGAATTGAATGGGAAGCGCAGAGAGAAAAAGCTCAAATTGGTCCTCAAATTGCCTTCTAACAAAAAATTGGAGACTGATTCGGCCTCGCTTAACTCTAATGCTTCCGCCTCCAACGGCGAGGAGGATAAGACATCTCTATCCTATCATCGGAAGCGGAAAATCAATGCGATCAGCGATGGATCTGGGTTTGGTGCCAGTCAAAAG CGAGAGAAATCTGTTTCGGGCGCAAACCCCACAAATAATGCACAAG ATTGGGGCCCCTCTACGCCTTTACCTGATAAAAAGTTATTACTGTTCATCCTGGATAGGCTTCAAAA GAAGGACACACATGGTGTGTTTTCTGAACCAGTAGACCCAGATGAG CTTCCAGATTATCATGAAGTCATTGCCAATCCCATGGATTTTGGAACTCTCAGGAAGAAACTTTCTAGTGGTGCTTATGCCACCTTGGAACAATTTGAG AAAGACGTTTTCCTAATTTCTTCAAATGCAATGCAGTACAATGCCCCTGatacaatatattttagacAG GCACGGTCTATACAAGAACTAGCAAAAAAGAGCTTTGAGAATTTAAGACAAGACAGTGATGATAATGAACCAGAAATGAAAGTAGTAAGGAGAGGTAGACCTCCAACTAAGAATCTTAAGAAGCCACTAGGCAGACCTTCATTGGCTCAGGCTCATCCAGATTTTTCCTTCGATGCAACTCTTACTTCTGGAGGAGAGAACACGCTATGGTCCAATAACGATTTGAGAAAAGGACCTATTATCTCCGACAAGTCTAATTTTGGAGATTTATCAGGACAATCTCATGGTTCTCGAATAGATGCTCACTGGTCAGCTGACAACAAATTTGAGAAAAACAGTGAAGCTACAG GTTCTATGTTTAAGGGTGGTTCATTTAAGAATGGGAAAAAACAATTTGTAATTGATGAAAACAGGCGGAACACATACAAGCAGTTTTCAGCCAGTGGACGAGAACCATCTGTTTTAGCGACTTTTGATGCAGAGAGGAAGCAGCTCGTGGCT GTAGGACTTCTGTCAGAGCATGGTTATGCAAGGAGTTTAGCTCGGTTTGCTGCAAATATTGGCACAGTTGCTTGGAAAATTGCTTCAACAAGGATAGAGCGATCTTTGCCACCTGGAGTGAAATTTGGACATGGATGGGTGGGAGAAAATGACATTCCACCACAGAAGCCATTGCTTCTCTCTTCGTCTCCTCCTGGTCCGCTTTCATCATCACAGCCTCTCTCTCTTCCTGAAAATTCATGTAATGCTGAGACATCTTCAGTTGCTGAATCAAAAGAAAAGCCGTCCAAACAACCTGAAAATAACATGAGAGAGAATGACATGCCTACAACTCAATCTGCAGCTGAGGGACAATTGAGCACTGCGCTTTCTCCATCTGCTTCAACATCTTCATCCGCTTCAGGTGCTAATAAATCTGAAACTCACTTGGAAAATGCAGCAGCAGTTGAGGGATTGAATTCAAATAGTATGATGAGGCCAAGGCCTCCATTTCAGATCCATCAAAGCGGTGTAGTTCACCCTGGTATGAACGGATTCAATGGCACATATGGGTTTCATATGCCAGCTCAGATGGGAAAACTAGTTGAGGCTGCCAGATCTGCTGGGTTTAACTTTCAGTCGTTACCGCAGAATGATAGAGTCTCTAGAACTAATAGTAGCTTTTTCCAGGGCTCTCAAAATCCAAATCCAAAAGCATCAGATAATTCAATGGATGCTATTGGGAATTCTGAAAAGGAGGAAGTGGGACCCACAAGATGTGGAATTGAACGGCAATCATCTTGGCAAGGATTATCAGGGCAGCTGAAACCAGATTCAGATTCAGTGCCACCTGATCTGAATGTTATATTTCAGTCTCCAGGTTCTCCTAGTTGTAGCAGAGTTGAATCAGGACAACCAGATTTAGCACTGCAGCTGTAA